One Terriglobales bacterium DNA segment encodes these proteins:
- a CDS encoding metal-sulfur cluster assembly factor codes for MPTQDDILDRLRLCYDPEIPLNIVDLGLIYSVEVSDAGEVEVQMTLTAQGCPSHTEISRDVRQTLLSTPGVTNAKVNVVWDPPWTPHRISAEGRRKLGIDDEQLDAIRTGM; via the coding sequence ATGCCTACGCAGGACGACATCCTGGACCGGCTCCGCCTGTGCTACGACCCGGAGATCCCGCTGAACATCGTGGATCTGGGCCTGATTTACAGCGTGGAAGTGAGCGACGCGGGCGAGGTCGAGGTGCAGATGACGCTGACCGCGCAGGGCTGCCCGTCGCACACCGAGATCAGCCGCGACGTCCGCCAGACCCTGCTTTCCACGCCCGGCGTCACCAACGCCAAGGTCAACGTAGTGTGGGACCCGCCCTGGACTCCGCACCGCATCAGCGCCGAAGGCCGCCGCAAGCTGGGCATCGACGACGAGCAACTGGACGCCATCCGCACCGGGATGTGA